GGCAAATATGATAATTATTACAGGGAGTGCCTGTTCCCATGGGTTAAATCCTCTTCCTATTTTAGCAGACAGGAGTAATAAGCCTATTGTTATCAGTACCACGCCGGGGATAATAGATTGTTTCTTATTCATTTTCCCCTCCGATCGATTTTTGAATACTCTCATTACTTTCATCTGTATCGACATTATCAGGTAAAATTATTGCGAGAACAATATAGGTAATTATCCCGATGAAAAAACCTGTCAGAATGGCGAATATTACAAAACCAAGCCTGACTATTGTAGCATCAATAGAGAAATGCTCCGCTATTCCTCCACATACTCCGCTGATTTTTTTATCAATATTACTTTTAACAAAACGAGTTCCTGTACTGTGAGGGATTTTTTTGTCAGCAATTTTTTCGTTTTCATCTCCTTTAAAAACGTTTACTACATAAAAAATTCCGAGTAAAATAAGAACTATGGCAAACAGCACGCTCCATGGAACCGTATGTAAAGAAAAAACAGGGAAAAATGAGGGGAAAAAGCCATAATTAAAATCAATATTTCTGAACAGGAAAATCAAGCCCAAAACTATTAATATAATTCCCCAAAAGAAAGATGAATTATGATGTTTCTTTTCATCCTCTTTCAAATCTGCATGTTCAGGATTAGCCTGCATAATTATCATAGCAGCAATATACCCTATAACTCCTATTCCATCAAAAAATATAAGCAGCACCGAAATAATTCTTAACATTGTCACATCAATATTAAAATACTCGGCCATACCCCCGCATACTCCATCAATCATCTTGTCTTTGCGGGATTTATAAAGCTTTTTTCTGCCTTTTTTTTTATCATCCTTTACTGCCATAATCTGCCTCCTTATAAGTTGTCTTCTATTTGAGTAGACGATAATAAATCAAGATGGTTTCATTTTTTTTACATCTACGTACAATAAATCACATATTCTATTTATATTTTTGAACCATCGGAACAAATCTAACGGATATTAATCTTTTAATATCAATCTTGCCCGCTTTTTTCTTCACAATCCGAAGACTTTGGGATATATTGCCAACAGGCAGAATCATAATACCATTTTCCGCAAGTTGTTCAATCAGGACTTCAGGTATCTCATGAGGTGCGGCGGTTACGATTATTTTATTAAAAGGAGCTTTTTCAGGCCAGCCTTTGTATCCGTCTCCTGTTTTAATCCTGATGTTTTTATAACCAATCTCTGACAGCAAATGGGAAGACCGTTCTGCAAGTTGAGGAATAGTTTCCATACTGAATATAGAACCTGCAAGTTCGCATAAGACCGCTGATTGATATCCTGAGCCTGTACCTATCTCCAGAACTCTGTCTTCTCTCCTCAGTTCAATTGCTTCAGTCATAAACGCTACAATATACGGCTGAGATATTGTTTGATCAAAACCTATAGGAAGAGGATTATCGTTATATGCAGAATTAAAATATTTTTCCGTTACAAACAAATGCCGCGGGATTTTTTTCATAACATTTATAACCCGACTGCTTTTTATTCCTCTCCCGACAATCTGTTCTTCAACCATTTTAATCCGTTTTGCTTTGTATTTTTCTTCAGATATCATAATTGTTACAATCCTAATAGTCTTTTCAGGAAACAAAGATTTTGTAAAACCGATAAAATACTTCATCCCGAGCTCTTTGGCACTCCATCAACAGTCTCGGGCTAAAGCCTATTATAGTCTACCTTTAAGGAATCTATCTTCAGACGACTTTTACAGTTATTAAATTGTGTTCAAACTTGTTATAATTTGGAAAAACTGTAAAAACATTTTTTTAGCATACTCTATACCCATACGCCTGAGACTCTGATCAATACTTGAACCCAGATATTTTTTTGCTCCCCCCTTACCGTACGGCCCTTCCCACATTTTATATCCGGCTTTTGTTGAGATAATTATTTCATCCCTGTAAGATTTTAATTTTTTTTAAAAATCCTGCCAAAATTTGTTTCTGCTGCTCAGGGAGAAGGCCCGTAATTATCTGCAAAATCAAAATGAGTAACCCCTTAATCAAAAGCTGTCAGGATCATTCTGACTGCTTCTGAAAAATCATCTACATTCCCAAAATTATGCCATAAACCGAGAGAAACAGCCGGCAGCAAAATACCGCTTTTACCGCATCTGCAATAAAATCCATTATTGCTAATCTCGTTTATCAAACATCCACCTTTTCTAAAAATGGATAATTTTATAAACAGAATTAATTTCTTGCAAAATTCTTATAGTATTCAACTTAATAAAAAAAGGAACGATTTTGCAATCAGTCCCTTTTTATTTAGTACGCCCGAAGGGAATCGAACCCCCAGCCTTTGGAACCGGAATCCAACGCTCTATCCAATTGAGCTACGGGCGCCTGTTTCATGTTGTAATTTTAACTAAAATAAGCAACAAAGTCAAGAATTAATATAAATTCACTTGCAATGATAAAGGCATGTTTAAAGAATCTAATTTTCTGACTTTTTCTTAATAGTACGAGTTCTACAGTATTCATTTAAACTTTATTCTATATTGATTTCAACTTTATTCAAAATCCTGCCAGCCGCAGACCCTCACAAATTCTCCTTCAAACCACTCAGAATTACCATAGTGTGCCGGGGTTGTCATTTCCACATCTGTCCGTTCAAACTTCTCTATTTTTCGCGAACTCCATTTATCATGGTTCAGAGTATTAAAAAGGCGTTTAAATAAGAAATCCCCCTCTTCCTCAAGAGTCTTCCTTAATTTTTCCTGAATCGTACGTACAGACGTAGAGCAAACAAGGTTTTTTCTTGAGAGTTCAAAAAATCTCACTTTTCTGACAGAATCGTATCCAAGCAGCCCGCAAATCATAAAATCAAATAAATCTCCTACATCATACTCTCTGCCTATTAAATCTTCTGCAACATTGTACATAATGCTAATATGCTTGTCTGCATACTCCCTTCCTGAATACCTGTAAATAGTAAATTTCATCTTTACTCTCTCTTCAA
Above is a window of bacterium DNA encoding:
- a CDS encoding PspC domain-containing protein → MQANPEHADLKEDEKKHHNSSFFWGIILIVLGLIFLFRNIDFNYGFFPSFFPVFSLHTVPWSVLFAIVLILLGIFYVVNVFKGDENEKIADKKIPHSTGTRFVKSNIDKKISGVCGGIAEHFSIDATIVRLGFVIFAILTGFFIGIITYIVLAIILPDNVDTDESNESIQKSIGGENE
- a CDS encoding protein-L-isoaspartate(D-aspartate) O-methyltransferase, producing the protein MKYFIGFTKSLFPEKTIRIVTIMISEEKYKAKRIKMVEEQIVGRGIKSSRVINVMKKIPRHLFVTEKYFNSAYNDNPLPIGFDQTISQPYIVAFMTEAIELRREDRVLEIGTGSGYQSAVLCELAGSIFSMETIPQLAERSSHLLSEIGYKNIRIKTGDGYKGWPEKAPFNKIIVTAAPHEIPEVLIEQLAENGIMILPVGNISQSLRIVKKKAGKIDIKRLISVRFVPMVQKYK